Proteins encoded by one window of Halorubrum ruber:
- a CDS encoding class I SAM-dependent methyltransferase gives MSVREEFDEWAASGKDRGMEDRHWHTAKHVLARMPVEAGDAVLDLGTGSGYALRALRERGIGRGYGLDGAPEMARNARGYTDDDAVGFLVGDFDELPFADDSLDHVFSMEAFYYAADPVHTLEEVRRVLKPGGTFYCAVNYFAESETTHAWQENISVEMTLWSRDEYREAFREAGLYVAEQDAIPDRETEIPEAAEFPTEGYETREAMVDRYRTWGTLLTVGVAP, from the coding sequence ATGAGCGTTCGCGAGGAGTTCGACGAGTGGGCGGCGAGCGGGAAGGACCGCGGCATGGAGGACCGCCACTGGCACACCGCGAAACACGTCTTGGCGCGGATGCCGGTCGAGGCGGGCGACGCCGTCCTCGATTTGGGTACCGGCTCCGGCTACGCGCTCCGCGCGCTCCGCGAGCGCGGGATCGGGCGCGGCTACGGCCTCGACGGCGCCCCCGAGATGGCGCGCAACGCCCGCGGGTACACCGACGACGACGCGGTCGGTTTCTTGGTCGGCGACTTCGACGAACTCCCCTTCGCCGACGACTCGCTCGACCACGTCTTCTCGATGGAGGCGTTCTACTACGCGGCCGACCCCGTCCATACGCTCGAAGAGGTCCGGCGCGTGCTGAAGCCGGGCGGCACCTTCTACTGCGCCGTCAACTACTTCGCGGAGAGCGAGACGACCCACGCGTGGCAGGAGAACATCTCGGTCGAGATGACGCTGTGGTCCCGCGACGAGTACCGCGAGGCGTTCCGCGAGGCCGGGCTGTACGTCGCAGAGCAGGACGCGATCCCCGACCGCGAGACCGAGATTCCGGAGGCCGCCGAGTTCCCGACCGAGGGGTACGAGACGCGCGAGGCGATGGTGGACCGCTACCGGACGTGGGGGACGCTGTTGACGGTCGGCGTCGCTCCCTGA
- a CDS encoding DUF2391 family protein, translating into MKRPRALRRPDFRVADIAQQSVGGFLLAGPFVVTEEVWVLAAGMNWIQAGVTAALVALIGYAALYRADTGRDVDEEPDLVGIPTRFVSLMTVAFGSVLLLALIFDAPHTFLVEGGIGDGEVVATTAKAVSLGALFSVVGAATADSVF; encoded by the coding sequence ATGAAACGCCCGCGAGCGCTCCGCCGACCAGACTTCCGGGTGGCGGACATCGCCCAGCAGTCGGTCGGCGGCTTCCTGCTCGCGGGGCCCTTCGTCGTCACCGAGGAGGTGTGGGTGCTCGCAGCGGGGATGAACTGGATTCAGGCCGGCGTGACCGCCGCGCTCGTCGCCCTGATCGGCTACGCCGCGCTGTACCGGGCCGACACCGGCCGCGACGTCGACGAGGAGCCGGACCTCGTCGGGATCCCGACCCGGTTCGTCTCGCTGATGACGGTCGCGTTCGGCTCCGTACTCCTGCTGGCGCTGATCTTCGACGCGCCGCACACCTTCCTCGTCGAAGGCGGCATCGGCGACGGCGAGGTGGTGGCGACGACCGCGAAGGCCGTCTCGCTCGGCGCCCTCTTCAGCGTCGTCGGCGCCGCGACCGCCGACAGCGTGTTCTGA
- a CDS encoding magnesium transporter, translated as MTEPQSTVVDEWSIRRIVRTMIPLLAVLSVLQLVSGTVLETYEEVLLRYPALLVLVPVQIGTAGNLASITCSRLTTQLYLGTYEFSPSNPALRANAGAVFALAATVFGAVGVAAWAIGLALGGSLALGRVLLISLVSGLCLAVLVVVASVAAVEASYRIGLNPDDTTIPVVTNLCDIAGVLILFAVVSVVL; from the coding sequence GTGACCGAGCCGCAGTCGACCGTCGTCGACGAGTGGTCGATACGCCGGATCGTCCGGACGATGATCCCGCTTTTGGCCGTGCTGTCTGTGCTCCAGCTCGTCTCCGGGACCGTGTTGGAGACGTACGAGGAAGTCCTCCTGCGGTACCCGGCGCTGCTGGTCTTGGTCCCGGTCCAGATCGGGACGGCCGGCAACCTCGCGTCGATCACCTGCTCGCGGCTCACGACGCAGCTGTACCTGGGGACCTACGAGTTCAGCCCCTCGAATCCCGCGCTCCGGGCGAACGCGGGCGCGGTGTTCGCGCTCGCGGCGACCGTCTTCGGCGCGGTGGGGGTCGCCGCGTGGGCGATCGGGCTCGCGCTCGGCGGGTCGCTCGCGCTCGGCCGGGTGCTGCTGATCTCGTTGGTCTCCGGGCTGTGTCTCGCCGTCCTCGTCGTCGTCGCCAGCGTCGCCGCCGTCGAGGCCTCCTACCGGATCGGGCTCAACCCCGACGACACAACGATCCCCGTGGTGACGAACCTCTGTGACATCGCCGGCGTGTTGATCCTCTTCGCGGTCGTCTCGGTCGTCCTCTGA